One Betta splendens chromosome 8, fBetSpl5.4, whole genome shotgun sequence DNA segment encodes these proteins:
- the LOC114860604 gene encoding apoptosis regulator BAX-like isoform X2 codes for MASNPGGGDQGNAKEQILEVGAVLLKNFIYERIQKHDGDGGKAVVTRQQLGGGELSDDHKRLAHCLQQIGDELDANAELQSMIDDSSLSPTKEIFMKVAFEIFSDGRFNWGRVVALFYFACRLVIKALVTHIPDIIRTIISWTLDYLREYVINWISEQGGWEGIRSHFGTPTWQTVGVFLAGVLTTVLVIRKM; via the exons ATGGCCTCAAACCCAGGAGGAGGTGATCAAG gaaaTGCCAAAGAGCAGATACTGGAAGTAGGAGCTGTTTTGTTAAAGAA CTTCATCTATGAGCGGATTCAGAAGCATGATGGCGATGGTGGCAAAGCTGTAGTGACCAGGCAGCAGCTCGGTGGAGGAGAACTGTCTGATGACCACAAGAGGCTTGCCCACTGCCTGCAGCAGATTGGCGATGAGCTGGATGCAAATGCTGAACTTCAAAG TATGATTGATGACTCGTCACTTAGTCCCACAAAAGAAATTTTCATGAAAGTCGCCTTCGAGATTTTCTCAGATGGAAGATTTAACTGGGGCAGGGTGGTGGCACTCTTCTACTTTGCCTGTCGACTTGTCATCAAA GCTCTTGTGACCCATATTCCTGATATAATCAGGACTATCATCAGCTGGACCCTTGACTACCTCCGAGAATATGTGATCAATTGGATCTCAGAGCAAGGTGGCTGG GAGGGTATTCGTTCCCACTTTGGCACTCCCACATGGCAGACGGTGGGGGTTTTCCTTGCCGGTGTTCTTACCACTGTTCTAGTCATTCGTAAGATGTAA
- the LOC114860604 gene encoding apoptosis regulator BAX-like isoform X1, which yields MASNPGGGDQGTRNAKEQILEVGAVLLKNFIYERIQKHDGDGGKAVVTRQQLGGGELSDDHKRLAHCLQQIGDELDANAELQSMIDDSSLSPTKEIFMKVAFEIFSDGRFNWGRVVALFYFACRLVIKALVTHIPDIIRTIISWTLDYLREYVINWISEQGGWEGIRSHFGTPTWQTVGVFLAGVLTTVLVIRKM from the exons ATGGCCTCAAACCCAGGAGGAGGTGATCAAGGTACCA gaaaTGCCAAAGAGCAGATACTGGAAGTAGGAGCTGTTTTGTTAAAGAA CTTCATCTATGAGCGGATTCAGAAGCATGATGGCGATGGTGGCAAAGCTGTAGTGACCAGGCAGCAGCTCGGTGGAGGAGAACTGTCTGATGACCACAAGAGGCTTGCCCACTGCCTGCAGCAGATTGGCGATGAGCTGGATGCAAATGCTGAACTTCAAAG TATGATTGATGACTCGTCACTTAGTCCCACAAAAGAAATTTTCATGAAAGTCGCCTTCGAGATTTTCTCAGATGGAAGATTTAACTGGGGCAGGGTGGTGGCACTCTTCTACTTTGCCTGTCGACTTGTCATCAAA GCTCTTGTGACCCATATTCCTGATATAATCAGGACTATCATCAGCTGGACCCTTGACTACCTCCGAGAATATGTGATCAATTGGATCTCAGAGCAAGGTGGCTGG GAGGGTATTCGTTCCCACTTTGGCACTCCCACATGGCAGACGGTGGGGGTTTTCCTTGCCGGTGTTCTTACCACTGTTCTAGTCATTCGTAAGATGTAA